In Lagopus muta isolate bLagMut1 chromosome 20, bLagMut1 primary, whole genome shotgun sequence, the following proteins share a genomic window:
- the LOC125702806 gene encoding myosin-7-like isoform X2 yields the protein MEAALGVAAPFLRAPEGSRPTPPADTRGLCFVPHPQLEFVRGRITARAGNGVTVTTEMGETLTVPEADVHPQNPPKFDRIEDMAMLTFLHEPAVLYNLKERYASWMIYTYSGLFCVTVNPYKWLPVYNAEVVAAYRGKKRTEVPPHIFSISDNAYQNMLTDRENQSILITGESGAGKTVNTKRVIQYFASIAAIGDRKKEVANSSKGTLEDQIIQANPALEAFGNAKTVRNDNSSRFGKFIRIHFGATGKLASADIETYLLEKSRVIFQLKAERNYHIFYQILSNKKPELLEMLLITNNPYDYSYVSQGEVTVASIDDSEELLATDSAFDVLGFTAEEKAGVYKLTGAIMHFGNMKFKQKQREEQAEPDGTEDADKSAYLMGLNSADLLKGLCHPRVKVGNEYVTKGQSVQQVYYSIGALAKAVYEKMFNWMVVRINNSLETKQPRQYFIGVLDIAGFEIFDFNSFEQLCINFTNEKLQQFFNHHMFVLEQEEYKKEGIEWEFIDFGMDLQACIDLIEKPMGIMSILEEECMFPKASDMTFKAKLFDNHLGKSANFGKPRNVKGKAEAHFSLIHYAGTVDYNIIGWLEKNKDPLNETVVGLYQKSSLKLLASLFSNYAGADAGGDSGKGKGAKKKGSSFQTVSALHRENLNKLMANLKTTHPHFVRCLIPNERKEPGVMDNPLVMHQLRCNGVLEGIRICRKGFPNRILYGDFRQRYRILNPTAIPEGQFIDSRKGAEKLLGSLDIDHNQYKFGHTKVFFKAGLLGLLEEMRDERLSLIITRIQAQARGQLMRIEFKKILERRDALLVIQWNIRAFMGVKNWPWMKLYFKIKPLLKSAETEKEMQTMKEEFGHLKEALEKSEARRKELEEKMVSMLQEKNDLQLQVQAEQDNLADAEERCDQLIKNKIQLEAKVKEMTERLEEEEEMNAELTAKKRKLEDECSELKKDIDDLELSLAKVEKEKHATENKVKNLTEEMAGLDENITKLTKEKKTLQESHQQTLDDLQAEEDKVNTLAKAKVKLEQQVDDLESSLEQEKKIRMDLERAKRKLEGDLKLVQESVMDLENDKQQLEERLKKKDFELNTLNTRIEDEQAIAAQLQKKLKELQARIEELEEELEAERTGRAKVEKLRSELLQELEETSERLEEAGGATSVQLELNKKREAEFQKLRRDLEEATLQHEATAAALRKKHADSVAELSEQLDNLQRVKQKLEKEKSELKLELDDVSSNTEQLIKAKATLEKMCRTMEDQMNEHRSKLEEAQRTVTDLSTQRAKLQTENSELSRQLEEKEAFINQLTRGKLTYTQQLEDLKRQLEEEAKAKNALAHALQSAQHDCDLLREQYEEEMEAKAELQRALSKANSEVAQWRTKYETDAIQRTEELEEAKKKLAQRLQEAEEAVEAVNAKCSSLEKTKHRLQNEIEDLMADVERSNAAAAALDKKQRNFDKILSEWKQKFEESQTELEASQKEARSLSTELFKLRNAYEESLEHLETFKRENKNLQEEISDLTEQLGASQKSIHELEKVRKQLDAEKLELQAALEEAEASLEHEEGKILRAQLEFNQVKADYERKLAEKDEEMEQAKRNHLRVVDSLQTSLDAETRSRNEALRLKKKMEGDLNEMEIQLSHANRTATEAQKQVKALQGYLKDTQLQLDDAVRANEDLKENIAIVERRNNLLQSELEELRAMVEQSERARKLAEQELIEASERVQLLHSQNTSLINQKKKMEADISQLQTEVEEAIQECRNAEEKAKKAITDAAMMAEELKKEQDTSAHLERMKKNMEQTVKDLQLRLDEAEQLALKGGKKQLQKLEVRVRELENELEAEQKRNAESIKGLRKSERRVKELSYQIYERLWDLDRPSPTLAFPLPPDRGGPEEHGEAAGSGGQAAAEGEGL from the exons ATGGAGGCAGCGCTGGGTGTGGCTGCCCCCTTCCTGCGTGCCCCTGAGGGGTCCCGTCCAACCCCACCAGCTGACACTCGAGGGCTCTGCTTCGTGCCGCACCCCCAGCTTGAGTTCGTCCGTGGCCGCATCACCGCCCGGGCAGGGAATGGGGTCACCGTCACCACGGAGATGGGGGAG ACCCTGACAGTGCCTGAGGCCGACGTGcacccccaaaaccccccaaaatTTGACCGCATTGAGGACATGGCCATGCTGACGTTCCTTCATGAGCCTGCCGTTCTCTACAATCTCAAGGAGCGCTATGCTTCCTGGATGATATAT ACCTATTCGGGGCTCTTTTGTGTCACCGTCAACCCATACAAGTGGCTTCCGGTCTACAATGCTGAGGTGGTGGCTGCCTACCGGGGCAAGAAGCGAACTGAGGTCCCACCCCATATCTTCTCCATCTCAGATAATGCATACCAGAACATGCTGACAG ATCGTGAGAACCAGTCCATCCTCATCAC TGGAGAATCCGGAGCGGGGAAGACTGTTAACACAAAGAGGGTCATCCAGTACTTTGCCAGCATTGCTGCCATTGGTGACCGCAAAAAGGAGGTAGCAAATAGTAGCAAG GGGACCCTGGAGGATCAAATCATCCAGGCCAACCCTGCCTTGGAGGCCTTCGGCAACGCCAAGACTGTCCGCAATGACAACTCTTCTCGATTT GGGAAGTTCATCCGAATCCACTTTGGGGCTACTGGGAAGTTGGCATCAGCCGATATCGAGACTT ACCTCCTGGAGAAGTCCCGAGTCATCTTCCAGCTGAAGGCTGAGCGGAACTACCACATCTTCTACCAGATCCTCTCCAACAAGAAGCCTGAGCTTCTGG AGATGCTACTTATCACCAACAACCCTTATGACTACAGTTACGTCTCCCAAGGAGAGGTGACTGTGGCCTCCATTGATGACTCGGAAGAGCTGTTGGCAACCGAT AGTGCTTTCGATGTCCTGGGCTTCACTGCTGAGGAGAAGGCTGGTGTTTACAAGCTGACGGGCGCCATCATGCACTTCGGCAATATGAAGTTCAAGCAGAAGCAACGGGAGGAGCAGGCGGAGCCAGACGGCACCGAAG ATGCCGACAAGTCGGCTTACCTGATGGGGCTAAACTCAGCCGACCTCCTCAAGGGGCTGTGCCATCCCCGGGTGAAGGTGGGCAATGAGTATGTCACCAAGGGACAGAGCGTCCAGCAAGTCTACTACTCTATTGGGGCTCTGGCCAAGGCCGTCTATGAGAAAATGTTCAACTGGATGGTGGTCAGGATCAACAACTcactggagaccaaacagcCTCGTCAGTACTTCATTGGTGTCCTGGATATTGCTGGCTTCGAGATCTTCGAT TTCAACAGCTTTGAGCAGCTCTGTATTAACTTCACCaatgagaagctgcagcagttctTCAACCACCACATGtttgtgctggagcaggaagaGTACAAGAAGGAGGGCATCGAGTGGGAGTTCATTGATTTTGGCATGGACCTCCAGGCCTGCATTGATCTAATTGAGAAG CCCATGGGGATCATGTCCATCCTGGAGGAGGAGTGCATGTTCCCCAAAGCTTCAGACATGACCTTCAAGGCCAAACTCTTTGACAACCACTTGGGCAAATCGGCCAATTTTGGGAAACCCAGGAATGTCAAAGGGAAGGCGGAAGCCCACTTCTCACTCATCCACTACGCGGGCACAGTGGACTACAATATCATCGGTTGGTTGGAGAAGAACAAGGATCCCCTCAATGAGACAGTGGTGGGGCTCTACCAGAAGTCATCCCTCAAGCTGCTGGCCAGTCTCTTCTCCAACTATGCTGGGGCAGATGCTG gtgGTGACAgtggaaaggggaaaggagcCAAGAAGAAAGGTTCCTCCTTCCAGACTGTCTCAGCCCTGCACCGG GAGAACCTCAACAAGCTGATGGCCAACCTCAAGACAACCCATCCCCACTTTGTCCGCTGCCTCATCCCTAATGAGAGGAAGGAGCCAG GTGTGATGGACAACCCACTGGTGATGCATCAGCTCCGCTGCAATGGGGTGCTAGAGGGCATCCGCATCTGCCGCAAGGGTTTCCCCAACCGCATCCTCTATGGGGACTTCCGCCAACG GTACCGTATCCTGAACCCCACAGCCATCCCTGAGGGGCAATTCATTGACAGCCGCAAGGGCGCTGAGAAGCTCCTGGGATCCCTTGACATTGACCATAACCAGTACAAATTTGGGCACACCAAG GTCTTCTTCAaggctgggctgctggggctgttgGAGGAGATGCGGGATGAGCGCCTCTCCCTCATCATCACCCGCATCCAAGCTCAAGCCCGGGGCCAGCTCATGCGCATTGAGTTCAAGAAGATTCTGGAGCGCCG GGATGCACTCTTGGTAATCCAGTGGAACATCCGGGCCTTCATGGGGGTGAAGAACTGGCCATGGATGAAGCTCTACTTCAAGATCAAGCCCCTGCTGAAGAGCGCTGAGACTGAGAAGGAGATGCAG ACAATGAAGGAGGAATTTGGGCATCTGAAGGAAGCCTTGGAGAAGTCAGAGGCACGTCGGAAGGAACTGGAGGAGAAGATGGTTTCCATGCTGCAGGAGAAGAATGACCTCCAGTTGCAAGTGCAGGCC GAACAAGACAATCTCGCTGATGCTGAGGAGCGCTGTGATCAGCTGATCAAGAACAAGATCCAGCTGGAGGCCAAAGTGAAGGAGATGACAGAGAGGctagaggaagaagaagagatgAACGCCGAGCTGACAGCCAAGAAGAGGAAGCTTGAGGATGAGTGTTCAGAGCTTAAGAAGGACATTGATGACCTGGAGCTGTCTTTGGCCAAGGTGGAGAAGGAGAAACATGCCACAGAGAACAAG GTCAAGAACCTTACAGAGGAGATGGCCGGGCTGGATGAGAACATCACCAAGCTGACCAAAGAGAAGAAGACCCTGCAGGAGTCTCACCAGCAAACCCTGGATGACCTGCAGGCTGAGGAAGACAAGGTCAACACTTTGGCAAAGGCCAAAGTGAAGCTGGAACAGCAAGTGGATGAT CTGGAGAGCTCACTGGAACAGGAGAAGAAGATACGGATGGACCTGGAGCGAGCCAAGAGGAAGCTGGAAGGTGACTTGAAGCTAGTTCAGGAGAGTGTTATGGACCTGGAGAATgacaagcagcagctggaggagagactgaaaaa gaaAGACTTTGAACTCAACACACTCAACACTCGAATTGAGGATGAGCAAGCgattgctgctcagctccagaAGAAGCTGAAAGAGCTTCAG GCACGGAttgaggagctggaggaggaacTAGAGGCGGAGCGGACAGGCCGGGCTAAGGTGGAGAAGCTGcgctcagagctgctgcaggaactggAGGAGACCAGTGAGCGGCTGGAGGAGGCAGGCGGTGCCACTTCGGTGCAGCTTGAGCTTAACAAGAAGCGGGAAGCTGAATTCCAGAAGCTACGGAGGGACCTGGAGGAGGCCACATTGCAGCACGAGGCCACGGCTGCCGCACTGCGCAAGAAGCACGCCGACAGTGTGGCTGAGCTGAGTGAGCAGCTCGACAACCTGCAGCGTGTCAAGCAGAAactggagaaggagaagagtGAGCTCAAGCTGGAGCTGGATGATGTCAGCTCCAACACGGAGCAGCTCATCAAGGCCAAG GCCACCCTGGAGAAGATGTGCCGCACCATGGAGGACCAGATGAATGAGCACCGCAGCAAGTTGGAGGAGGCTCAGCGCACTGTCACTGACCTCAGCACCCAGCGAGCCAAGCTCCAGACAGAGAATA GCGAGCTCTCaaggcagctggaggagaaggaagctTTCATCAACCAGCTGACACGAGGGAAACTCACCTACACTCAGCAGCTGGAGGACCTcaagaggcagctggaggaggaggccAAG GCCAAGAACGCGTTGGCCCACGCCCTCCAATCAGCCCAGCATGACTGTGACCTGCTGCGAGAGCAGTAcgaggaggagatggaggccAAGGCGGAGCTCCAGCGTGCTCTCTCCAAGGCCAACTCTGAGGTGGCCCAATGGAGGACCAAGTACGAGACTGACGCCATCCAACGCActgaggagctggaggaggccAA GAAGAAGCTGGCACAACGACTTCAGGAAGCTGAGGAGGCTGTGGAGGCGGTCAATGCCAAGTGCTCCTCCTTGGAAAAGACCAAGCACCGGCTGCAAAATGAGATTGAGGACTTGATGGCGGATGTAGAGAGgtcaaatgcagcagctgctgctctggacAAGAAGCAGAGGAACTTTGACAAG ATCTTGTCGGAATGGAAGCAGAAGTTTGAGGAGTCGCAAACAGAGCTGGAGGCATCACAGAAGGAGGCTAGGTccctcagcactgagctctTCAAGCTGAGGAATGCCTACGAGGAATCACTGGAGCACCTGGAGACCTTCAAGAGGGAGAATAAGAACCTCCAAG AGGAGATCTCGGACctcacagagcagctgggagccaGCCAAAAATCCATCCATGAGCTGGAGAAAGTCCGGAAGCAACTGGATGCCGAGAAGCTGGAGCTGCAAGCAGCACTGGAGGAGGCAGAG GCATCTCTCGAACATGAGGAAGGGAAAATCCTGAGGGCCCAGCTAGAGTTTAATCAAGTGAAGGCTGACTATGAACGCAAGCTTGCTGAGAAGGATGAGGAGATGGAGCAAGCCAAACGCAACCACCTGCGGGTGGTGGACTCACTGCAGACCTCACTGGATGCAGAGACACGAAGCCGAAATGAAGCCCTGAGGCTGAAGAAGAAGATGGAGGGTGACCTCAATGAGATGGAGATCCAGCTGAGTCATGCCAACCGTACGGCAACTGAGGCCCAGAAGCAAGTCAAGGCACTGCAGGGCTATCTCAAG GACACCCAATTACAGCTGGATGATGCTGTACGAGCTAATGAGGACCTGAAAGAGAATATTGCCATTGTGGAGCGGAGGAACAACCTCCTCCAGtcggagctggaggagctgcggGCTATGGTGGAGCAGAGCGAGAGGGCTCGCAAATTGGCTGAGCAGGAACTGATTGAGGCCAGTGAGCGGGTCCAGCTTCTCCACTCCCAG AACACCAGCCTCATCAACCAGAAGAAGAAGATGGAGGCCGACATCTCccagctgcagacagaggtGGAAGAAGCCATCCAGGAGTGCCGGAATGCCGAGGAAAAAGCCAAGAAGGCCATCACTGAT GCGGCCATGATGGCGGAGGAGCTGAAGAAGGAGCAGGACACAAGTGCCCACTTGGAGAGGATGAAGAAGAACATGGAGCAGACTGTCAAGGACCTCCAGCTGAGGCTGGACGAGGCTGAGCAGCTGGCCCTCAAGGGAGGcaagaagcagctgcagaagttgGAGGTTCGGGTGCGGGAGCTGGAGAATGAGCTGGAGGCTGAGCAGAAGCGCAACGCTGAGAGCATCAAGGGACTCCGCAAGTCAGAGAGGCGTGTCAAGGAGCTCAGCTACCAG ATCTATGAGAGGCTGTGGGACCTGGACCGACCGTCTCCCACCTTGGCGTTCCCCCTTCCCCCAGACAGAGGAGGACCGGAAGAACATGGTGAGGCTGCAGGATCTGGTGGacaagctgcagctgaaggtgaAGGCCTATAA